The nucleotide sequence ACGTTTACCGGAAAAGGTCTCGAATTCGGAGGTTCCCTTGTTCGTCCCGAAGCAACCGGCTACGGTGGACTTTACTTCGTAAAACAAATGCTGGCAACCAAAGGAATAGACATCGCCGGAAAGAGAATCGCCATCAGTGGATTCGGCAACGTAGCATGGGGTGCGGCATCAAAAGCTACACAATTAGGAGCGAAAGTAGTCACCATTTCGGGACCTGACGGTTATGTATATGATCCAGACGGTATTTCAGGCGAAAAGATAGACTATATGCTCGAACTACGCGCATCGGGCGAAGATATAGTCGCACCTTATGCCGAAAAATACGGAGTACAATTCTTCCCCGGAAAACGCCCCTGGGAACAAAAAGTCGACATCGCTCTTCCTTGTGCTACACAAAACGAACTCGACGAAGAAGATGCCAAGAGGCTTATTGAAAACGGCGTTATCTGTGTGGGTGAAATCTCCAATATGGGTTGCCGCCCCGAAGCTATCGATTTATTTATCAAACATCGTATCATGTACGGACCAGGCAAGGCTGTCAATGCGGGCGGCGTAGCCACTTCGGGATTGGAAATGACACAGAACGCCATGCACATTTCATGGAGCGCCGAAGAAGTTGACCAACGTCTGCACCAAATCATGAGCGACATTCACACTCAATGTGTAAAATACGGAACCGAAACGGACGGATACATCAACTATATGAAAGGAGCCAACATCGCAGGTTTCATGAAAGTAGCCAAAGCCATGATGGCACAAGGAGTCATTTAAGATTTCGAATAATGCGAACATAGAGAAAGGGAGGAGATAAAAATTATCTCCTCCCTTTCTCATTTATAATGAAGTTGCCTACGAACCAAGTCTTACATATAATTGTTTCTCCAACAGAAAAACCCATAAATGCCATACGTATGAAAAAGATATTCCTATCATTCCTGCTATTCTGCACCCTAAGCACAAGTTATGCAAAGATAGATATAGAACGAATCGACCCTCCATTCTGGTGGACCGGAATGCAAGACCGAGAGCTACAAATCATGTTATACGGGAAAAATATCGCCGACTGTAAAATTAAGATAGATTACCCGGGCGTAACCTTAACAAAAGCTGTCAGTCTGGACAGTAAAAATTATTCATTCCTTTATCTGAGTATCGCCCCTGAGACCCAACCCGGCAATTTCGATATTCAACTGAGCCGAAAACGAGAGAAACAAAATATCCCATACACACTCAATGCAAGAACCATACAGGGAAAAAACCGGAAAGGATTCGACGCAACGGACGTACTTTATCTGATTATGCCAGACCGTTTCGCCGATGGCGACCCGTCTACAAACGTCATTCCGTCCATGCGATTTCCTTCACCCGTAAATCGGAACAATCCCGATGCCCGGCATGGAGGGGACTTAAAAGGTATCGCCGAGCACTTGGACTATATCGAAGACTTAGGCGTAACGGCCATTTGGCTGAATCCGGTTCTCGAAAACGATATGCCCGGAGGGTCGTATCATGGATATGCAACAACCGATTATTATCGGGTCGATCCTCGGTTCGGGACAAACATGTATTACCGGGATTTGATAACCGAATGCCATAACCGGGGTATGAAAGTCGTCATGGATATGATATTCAACCATTGCGGAGACCAACATATCTGGTTCTTGGACCGACCGTCGCACGATTGGTTCAACTTCCCCGACGGTTATCGAC is from Barnesiella intestinihominis YIT 11860 and encodes:
- the gdhA gene encoding NADP-specific glutamate dehydrogenase, with the translated sequence MNIEHIMTSLAAKHPGESEYLQAVHEVLLSIEEVYNQHPEFEKAKLIERLVEPDRIITFKVPWVDDNGEIQVNLGYRVQFNNAIGPYKGGIRFHASVNLSILKFLGFEQTFKNALTTLPMGGGKGGSDFSPRGKSDAEIMRFCQAFMLELWRHLGPDTDVPAGDIGVGGREVGYMFGMYKKLTHEHTGTFTGKGLEFGGSLVRPEATGYGGLYFVKQMLATKGIDIAGKRIAISGFGNVAWGAASKATQLGAKVVTISGPDGYVYDPDGISGEKIDYMLELRASGEDIVAPYAEKYGVQFFPGKRPWEQKVDIALPCATQNELDEEDAKRLIENGVICVGEISNMGCRPEAIDLFIKHRIMYGPGKAVNAGGVATSGLEMTQNAMHISWSAEEVDQRLHQIMSDIHTQCVKYGTETDGYINYMKGANIAGFMKVAKAMMAQGVI